One Methanolobus sp. WCC4 DNA segment encodes these proteins:
- a CDS encoding winged helix-turn-helix domain-containing protein → MLFFIVYRGCDNIIRRSKTAISVEILRAALGGAKKTHIVYQANLNFEVVNRYLSYLSERGLIEQKDNIYVTTNKGKEFQEIAKELGL, encoded by the coding sequence ATTTTATTTTTTATTGTATATCGGGGGTGTGATAATATAATCAGAAGAAGTAAGACAGCCATAAGTGTGGAGATCTTAAGGGCTGCATTAGGGGGAGCGAAAAAAACACATATTGTCTATCAGGCGAATCTCAACTTTGAAGTTGTCAACAGGTATCTTTCATATTTATCTGAAAGGGGTTTGATAGAACAGAAAGATAATATCTACGTTACTACCAATAAAGGAAAGGAATTCCAGGAAATTGCTAAAGAACTGGGTTTGTGA
- the artB gene encoding archaeosortase B produces the protein MANKGRKPKGTRKHKGTEMDSVPSIHLKDYLPSFLARHENIIGFVGPYLLYIALFTAIYIIFQDRFTFLSAMTANALSVLMSLFGVDSFASGQSVYMNGFSVMVIDECTGMYELLVYAGCVLAYPTTMRKRSLGIVLGIPAMLTINMFRLVFLSFVGLMYPSLFSYVHYYLWQVTFIFLIILLLLLWIENVVKNGAIE, from the coding sequence ATGGCTAATAAAGGCAGGAAACCAAAGGGTACCAGGAAGCACAAGGGAACAGAAATGGATTCTGTTCCTTCAATACACTTAAAGGACTATTTACCATCTTTTCTTGCCCGGCATGAAAATATCATTGGATTCGTAGGTCCTTATTTGTTGTATATTGCACTCTTCACAGCGATCTATATAATTTTTCAGGATAGATTCACATTCCTTAGTGCGATGACTGCAAATGCTCTTTCAGTTCTGATGTCATTGTTCGGAGTGGATAGTTTTGCATCCGGTCAGTCAGTTTACATGAATGGCTTTTCTGTAATGGTCATAGATGAATGTACAGGGATGTATGAACTATTGGTCTATGCTGGCTGTGTGCTTGCTTATCCGACCACAATGCGTAAAAGATCACTTGGTATAGTTCTGGGTATACCTGCAATGCTGACAATAAATATGTTCAGGCTTGTATTCCTTTCCTTTGTGGGTTTGATGTATCCTTCACTTTTTAGTTATGTGCATTATTACCTGTGGCAGGTGACGTTTATTTTTCTGATCATCCTGCTCCTGCTATTATGGATAGAGAATGTCGTCAAGAATGGAGCTATTGAATGA